The following proteins are co-located in the Thermodesulfobacteriota bacterium genome:
- a CDS encoding type II toxin-antitoxin system Phd/YefM family antitoxin, with the protein MIDLHPAILSKGGEKQFVVLPYEEFVALRELLADLEDLKELRVAKEAEGDAPVVSLAEARKALGL; encoded by the coding sequence ATGATCGATCTGCACCCGGCAATCCTAAGCAAGGGGGGAGAGAAGCAGTTCGTTGTGCTTCCCTATGAGGAGTTCGTGGCCCTTCGAGAGTTGCTAGCTGACTTGGAAGATCTGAAGGAGCTGAGGGTTGCAAAGGAGGCCGAAGGGGATGCTCCTGTCGTTTCGTTGGCGGAAGCGAGAAAGGCGTTAGGCCTCTGA
- a CDS encoding type II toxin-antitoxin system RelE/ParE family toxin, translating to MDYRTVFKPQALKDLGAVPRKEGRRILGRMEELEHDLAGDVKRLASHRPEYRLRVGNYRVLFELEGDQIVVYRILHRKEAYR from the coding sequence TTGGACTACCGGACGGTGTTCAAACCGCAGGCTCTAAAGGACCTCGGCGCAGTCCCTCGAAAAGAGGGCCGCCGGATCTTGGGCAGGATGGAGGAGTTGGAACACGATCTTGCCGGCGACGTGAAACGGCTCGCGAGCCACCGACCGGAGTATCGCTTGAGAGTCGGAAACTACCGCGTCTTGTTCGAGTTGGAAGGAGATCAGATCGTCGTTTACCGCATACTACACCGCAAGGAAGCATATAGGTAG